A genomic segment from Nodularia sphaerocarpa UHCC 0038 encodes:
- a CDS encoding glycosyltransferase family 4 protein, with product MNIKNKLKKIKYQIEKTFSSPAYIIPYGLSYLKFLTGKWKLQSHPEKIVEEYDLVFVVLDLAKGWILEAICREIATYFPGKYCFHYSELSLPPSKAYFFAHYSFLPVCLKLNPHIWGSKILVWHTHPRADLGITNEELIYALNRASKVICACSQFARLLISQGLNSKKVTYILGAADPQMFLPHERSNGAVGFCTAFYYRKEPERIFNIIQMMPSRNFILLGKGWEKYEKFAEMKALPNFSYIEAPYADYPKYYTQMDIFVSTAKLEGGPIPLVEAMMCNVVAVASKTGFAPDLIIHGENGFMFDINSSVETICELIEQAYKVKTDIRKTVENLSWENFSLEFQKLLN from the coding sequence ATGAATATTAAAAATAAACTCAAGAAAATTAAGTATCAGATAGAAAAAACATTTTCTAGCCCCGCCTATATCATCCCTTATGGACTTTCTTACTTAAAATTTTTGACAGGGAAATGGAAGCTTCAGTCGCACCCAGAAAAGATAGTAGAAGAGTATGACTTAGTATTTGTCGTCTTAGATTTGGCAAAGGGTTGGATACTTGAAGCTATATGTAGAGAAATCGCCACTTACTTTCCTGGTAAGTATTGCTTCCATTATTCAGAATTGTCTTTACCACCATCTAAAGCTTACTTTTTTGCACATTATTCTTTTTTACCAGTTTGCTTAAAACTAAATCCTCATATTTGGGGAAGCAAGATACTTGTTTGGCATACACATCCTCGTGCAGACCTGGGAATCACTAACGAAGAACTAATTTATGCACTGAATAGAGCAAGCAAGGTAATATGTGCCTGTTCGCAATTCGCCAGGCTTCTTATTTCACAGGGACTAAACTCAAAGAAAGTAACCTACATTTTAGGAGCGGCTGATCCACAAATGTTTCTACCCCATGAACGCTCAAATGGTGCGGTAGGTTTCTGTACAGCCTTTTATTATCGAAAAGAACCTGAAAGAATTTTTAATATTATTCAAATGATGCCTTCAAGAAATTTTATTCTGCTGGGCAAAGGATGGGAAAAATACGAAAAATTTGCAGAAATGAAAGCATTACCTAATTTTTCTTATATTGAAGCTCCCTATGCTGATTATCCCAAATATTATACTCAAATGGACATTTTTGTTTCCACGGCCAAGCTAGAAGGAGGACCAATTCCATTAGTAGAAGCGATGATGTGTAATGTAGTTGCTGTAGCGAGCAAAACTGGATTTGCTCCTGATTTGATTATTCACGGTGAAAATGGATTTATGTTTGATATCAACAGTTCTGTTGAGACAATATGTGAACTAATTGAACAAGCATACAAAGTTAAAACAGATATCAGGAAGACTGTTGAAAATTTGAGTTGGGAAAATTTTTCTCTCGAATTCCAAAAACTTTTAAACTAA